ACTTTGCATAATAATTAATTGATTTGTTAAAAACGGCTGCTATCTTAGCATAAATAAGCGGTCGAATTTGCAAGCTGTTTTACAAAACCGACCGCTTGTGAAAATGGAAAAGGCTTATGCTTTCAGAAGTTTATCGTGATAAATCACAATGGTTTTGCCGTGGGCTGAAATTAAACCATCATCTTCTAACATTTTTAAAATGCGCCCTACGGTTTCTCGAGAGCAGCCCACCATTTGCCCGATTTCCTGACGGGTAATTTTAATTTGCATACCATCAGGGTGTGTCATCGCATCAGGCTGTTTGGCTAAATTCATCAATGTTTGTGCAATTCGTCCTGCCACATCTAAAAAGGCTAAATTGCTCACTTGGCTTGATGTTTGGCGTAAACGGCGTGCCATTTGAGCTGCAAGATACATTAAAATATCCGGATTTAAATGCACGATTTGCTTAAATTTTTTGTAAGAAATCTCGGCAATTTCACAGGTTTCTTTGGTTTTTACCCACGCTGTTCTCGGCTGCACTTTTTCTTCAAACAAGCTAATTTCGCCTAAAAATTCACCTTGCCCCAAATGGGTTAAAAGCATCTCTTTATGCTCATCATCTTTCACAAAGACAGAAACCGAACCGCTTACAATGTAATACAATGATTCCGCATTTTCGCCTGCGTGAATTAAGGTATATTTTGCCGGATAGCGATGCACGTGGCATTGCGTTAAAAACCACTCAACCACAGGATCGTGAATTGAAGGAGAAGGCGTTAAATCCCCAAGAGGTGGGGTACTCAGCGTCATATCTTGCATAAAAATCCTTTCTATCAAACTTATCTAACTATTCTAGTTTGATTGTACTATATACGCTCAAACTAACCTAAAAACGAGTTTTTGTCTTTTATATCAAGGCTCTCGTGTAGCTCCGACCACACAATGACCACCTTATCAGCCTTGAGTTGTGCTAATAAACGCTCTCGTTTTTCTTCCAGAGAAAGCTCTCTTGTTCCATAATCCGTGCCTTCTCTTAAAATAAAGGAATCCAGCACATTATAAAGCGTGCTTTCTTCC
This genomic window from Actinobacillus porcitonsillarum contains:
- the crp gene encoding cAMP-activated global transcriptional regulator CRP — protein: MQDMTLSTPPLGDLTPSPSIHDPVVEWFLTQCHVHRYPAKYTLIHAGENAESLYYIVSGSVSVFVKDDEHKEMLLTHLGQGEFLGEISLFEEKVQPRTAWVKTKETCEIAEISYKKFKQIVHLNPDILMYLAAQMARRLRQTSSQVSNLAFLDVAGRIAQTLMNLAKQPDAMTHPDGMQIKITRQEIGQMVGCSRETVGRILKMLEDDGLISAHGKTIVIYHDKLLKA
- a CDS encoding YheU family protein, whose amino-acid sequence is MIIPWQELEESTLYNVLDSFILREGTDYGTRELSLEEKRERLLAQLKADKVVIVWSELHESLDIKDKNSFLG